From the genome of Thermogutta terrifontis, one region includes:
- a CDS encoding DUF4199 domain-containing protein: protein MARENQGLQIALITFVILTLLLAVFTYLFFRQYDEQYRKAQAALEEAAKANDAARSAQTDLNTLKTILGFSTTDPMDKITQTAKQELETYGADLDPSQQNYRTVLDHLFKTLQAKSATLVATEQKLRDAEAKIAQLEASKAPLIAQEKNRADQAEATLTQERQKFTADLQASFQARDDLQKRVTEAQQQAQDALAQLDAAKKDFDRRIRTVSALLAVRTKELEATKNPRLETPDGRIQWVNQQLGTVWINLGEADGLSVGTTFAVFPGNTLNIADAERKGGIEVTAIRGPHLAEARIIDDKVSDPIMPGDVISTLIWSPGDRRRFAITNFVDIDDDGRSDQELLISIIRQSNGIVDAWLDDEGNLHGQLTADTDYIVVGNEPPEGTNVAVIQARSDMLKRADEMAVQRISVRELLRRIGYKRETHVVRFGPGANPADFRAKPKEDEVIRQSTGAVSEIFQPRQPPRAKAGTAF from the coding sequence ATGGCACGTGAGAACCAAGGGCTGCAAATTGCCTTGATCACGTTCGTCATTCTGACGCTCTTGCTGGCCGTTTTCACCTATCTCTTCTTCCGTCAGTATGACGAACAGTACCGAAAAGCCCAGGCGGCACTGGAGGAGGCCGCAAAAGCCAATGATGCCGCGCGATCGGCTCAAACCGACCTCAACACGTTGAAGACCATCCTCGGTTTCAGTACCACCGACCCGATGGACAAAATCACACAGACGGCCAAACAAGAGCTGGAAACCTACGGCGCGGATCTCGATCCTTCTCAGCAGAACTATCGCACCGTGCTGGACCACCTTTTCAAGACGCTTCAGGCCAAAAGCGCCACACTGGTGGCAACCGAGCAGAAACTTCGGGATGCTGAGGCCAAGATCGCTCAACTTGAGGCGAGCAAGGCTCCGTTGATCGCGCAGGAGAAGAATCGAGCCGATCAGGCAGAAGCCACCCTCACACAGGAACGTCAGAAGTTCACGGCGGACCTCCAGGCTTCCTTCCAGGCGCGAGATGATTTGCAAAAACGGGTAACCGAGGCCCAGCAGCAGGCCCAGGATGCTTTGGCCCAATTGGACGCCGCTAAGAAGGATTTTGATCGCCGGATTCGGACAGTCTCGGCTCTGCTGGCTGTACGCACCAAGGAATTAGAGGCGACCAAGAATCCTCGTTTGGAGACGCCGGATGGTCGCATTCAGTGGGTAAATCAGCAGTTGGGCACGGTGTGGATCAACCTGGGCGAAGCGGACGGGCTGTCGGTGGGGACAACTTTTGCGGTCTTCCCCGGAAATACTTTGAATATCGCTGATGCGGAACGGAAAGGTGGCATCGAAGTGACGGCGATCCGCGGTCCACACCTCGCTGAAGCCCGCATCATCGATGACAAAGTGAGTGATCCCATCATGCCTGGCGACGTGATCAGCACCCTCATTTGGTCTCCAGGAGACCGGCGGCGGTTTGCCATTACCAACTTTGTCGATATTGACGATGATGGGCGGAGCGATCAGGAACTGCTCATCAGCATCATTCGGCAAAGCAACGGGATCGTGGACGCCTGGCTCGATGATGAAGGTAATCTTCACGGTCAGCTCACGGCCGACACCGACTACATTGTAGTGGGCAATGAACCGCCCGAGGGAACCAATGTGGCTGTGATCCAGGCGCGATCGGATATGCTCAAACGGGCGGATGAGATGGCTGTTCAGAGGATTTCCGTGCGTGAGCTGCTCCGTCGCATCGGTTACAAACGGGAAACCCACGTGGTGCGGTTCGGACCAGGCGCTAATCCCGCCGATTTTCGAGCCAAACCCAAGGAGGACGAAGTCATCCGGCAGTCGACCGGAGCCGTCAGCGAAATCTTCCAGCCGCGACAACCTCCGCGGGCCAAGGCGGGCACGGCTTTCTGA
- a CDS encoding SDR family oxidoreductase produces MPTTLVTGGAGFIGSHLVDALVQRGHRVRVLDNLSTGNLANLAGVRDCIEFVEGDVCDSTLVAKVMEGVDYVFHQAALASVPRSVEYPLDTHAACVTGTVTLLDAARKSGRIRRFVYAGSSSAYGDQPFSAKRETDLPDPISPYGAAKLAGEYYCRAFYATYGLPTVVIRYFNVFGPRQDPNSPYSAVIPLFITAILRGRRPVIFGDGLQSRDFTYVENVVHANLLAAEKPGVEGRVFNAANGKSITLLELIAALNEVLGTQVEPEFAPPRPGDIRESMADITLARRLLGYEPRVDFREGLRRSVEYYRQICR; encoded by the coding sequence ATGCCGACGACACTTGTCACCGGAGGAGCGGGCTTTATCGGATCGCACCTGGTGGACGCCCTTGTTCAACGCGGGCACAGAGTGCGGGTGCTGGATAATCTCAGCACGGGCAATCTTGCCAATCTTGCCGGTGTCAGGGATTGTATCGAGTTTGTTGAAGGAGACGTCTGCGACAGCACCCTGGTGGCGAAGGTCATGGAGGGTGTGGACTACGTCTTCCATCAGGCGGCACTGGCCAGCGTTCCGCGAAGTGTGGAGTATCCGCTCGACACCCACGCGGCATGTGTCACGGGGACGGTGACGCTCCTCGATGCGGCTCGCAAATCCGGTCGCATCCGTCGCTTCGTGTATGCCGGATCGAGCAGCGCTTACGGTGACCAGCCATTCAGTGCCAAACGGGAAACCGATCTTCCCGATCCCATTTCGCCCTATGGCGCGGCGAAGCTGGCGGGCGAGTACTACTGCCGGGCATTTTATGCCACATACGGGTTGCCCACTGTGGTCATTCGCTATTTCAACGTCTTCGGTCCGCGGCAGGATCCCAATAGCCCCTATTCGGCTGTTATACCTCTGTTCATCACGGCGATTCTCCGCGGTCGGCGCCCGGTTATTTTCGGCGACGGACTTCAGTCACGCGATTTTACGTACGTGGAAAACGTGGTCCATGCCAACCTTCTGGCAGCGGAAAAGCCGGGAGTGGAGGGACGCGTCTTCAATGCCGCCAACGGCAAGAGCATCACTCTTCTGGAGTTGATTGCCGCGCTCAACGAAGTCCTGGGAACTCAGGTGGAGCCGGAATTCGCCCCGCCCAGACCGGGAGACATTCGCGAGAGTATGGCCGACATCACCCTCGCCCGCCGTCTGCTGGGATACGAGCCCCGGGTGGACTTTCGAGAGGGCCTGCGACGCTCCGTGGAATACTATCGGCAAATCTGCCGGTAA